ACTCCCTGGTTTTGCGTTCTTCTCCTCTCTTTCTGAAGCGGTAGTAGATTGATCCTCCTCATATATATCTGAGAGGAAGGAACCATCATCAATCACGTCATCCATGTCATATGGCAGACACAATGCGTCTGAAGAAACCACCCACAGGGCCACTGAAGTTACACGCATTATGAGTTGAAGCAGCTTTTCTACCAGGCACCTCATTTCAGAAATACATGATTGTACTACCTCAGAGTTCCAATCCATCTCATCAAATGTGTAGCGCAGAGTAAGAAGAACTCCATGAACAAAGCTCTTCTTACATGCTTCAGAGAGATCCCTCTCACCCTCTTCGACAACAATACAGAGCCATTGAATGAGTGAAGATATATACTGTGCAACTGGGTTTTGACTAGTAACAACTTCTGTATCTCCATTCATAGATTGTGTGTAACATTCAAGGCAATCACTTCCTTTAGAAAATACAAGAATACATCCAAGCTCCAAAACATACTTCCTAAATATAAGGCGGAAGGTTAAAGCACCAGCATCACTTTCCCGGACTCGTGGGCTTAGAACAAGTTTTTTTGCCCATCTGATAACATCATTTATGGATGGACTCAAGGAAATCCCAGGAAGTGGTGTTGGGAACTGCAGTAGAATGCGAAAAGAGTTTTCCCTTAATCTGTCCCAACTATCAATTATAGACCCTACAAATGAAATTGTTGAATCTGGCAATATTATGCTGTCATTGTAAGGATAAAGATCAATTTTCCCTTCAGAGCGGCAAATAGGCCATACATCTAGTAGTGTAAGAATAAGCTCCATTGCAATTGTTTTCCTTTCATAAGGGCCAGAGGGGTAACAAGAATTAAACAGAAAGGAACTCAGCCACTTCATGAATTGGAAGAGATCTTCAGCCCTCTTGACAACTGTTGCTTCAGAAGTATCAATAGAGTCAGCTCCTTTAACACTAGACATTAATGATGGAATCCATGACCCCTGCTTTACCTGTCTGTCAAGTGCAGTTCGCACCCTAGCAAAAAACTTCCGAAATAAACTTGTccatttcatttgaaatgccgTTGAGCTACAACGCATATTCAATGGAACAGCCTCTTTGAGCAGGCTCAGTTCCAAGGAGGATGGAAGACTTGATGTCTTTGGATTTAGAAAGAGGGATTCAGCTGCATCTATACGGAGACTTTCATCACTGTGTGTCAGTGCCAAAGCAAACCAATTAACAGGAACTGTAACCTTAATCCCTTTAACAGATATAACTGCAGCACCCTTACTATCCATCTGCTCAGGCTGTGACAATTCATCAGGATCCAAATCAATGTCCCCTTCAACAAGAGCCAGATTTCGTGAGACCTTAAGCAGAGAAACCAGTCCAGCTATACACTGGTCATTTTTCAAAACAACATCTAGTTTAGTTTCCTTTGTACTAGGGCCAATGGAGACGAATCCAAGCATTGTGAATATGCTCTCTGCATCAACTTCAATTAGAGCAGGCAAAGCATAAGTATTTAAGTTAGAACGTAGTTTTGAATTTCCAGATACAAGTCCCCGCATGAAAGGAGGCAAGCACAAAGCTCTGAAGGCATCATATCCTAGCTCAACACCATCATCATTCCAACATTCACCTCTTAAAGTCTCCAGGAAGGATTTTAAAAATGTTGTGGCAGCACAACAAACATCATCATCTATGTACGCATAAGCTGTTTCTGAAAGCAGATTTGATTTCAATATTAGAAGAGATTTGGCACCCAATCgctttgtcaaagaagctaaaGGGATGTATCTCCCTTTGCATCGCGGACCTAGGCGAAGTAAATCATTTGCAATATTGCAAAGGAACAATTTGTTGTTATGTTCATGGTCTTCTGATGCAATACACAATTCAATATCTAATAGGAGATCAAAGATCAAATGCACCTGTTTTACTGTCTGACTCAAAGGATCTTCCAGGTTGCGCCATATGATTCCCAATATACGGTTGACAACATCTTTTGAAAAAGGCTTATAGTCCCCAGAGAAGTCAGTGAAATCAGATGAAATCGATGTCTTTATCTGCTGCAAACATATTTGTGTCACTGTAAGAGCATGGAAATTGAAGTGGCTATCAACTGGGTTCTCACAATGCTTGCAAAGCTCAGGTAAAATTCCATCATACAAAATAGTCCATAAAGGTCCACTGGAATGAAGTTGGTGCATGTTGAGTACTGTCCTTGGAATAGATGTCAAAATCCCTCTTAGCAAACAAAGTCTACTCAAAACTGAAAGATCTCTGATTTGTTCACACAGATCAAAGTCCGGAAATACATTGACCACAGATtgattttttctatcttcatgatTTGCACAGATGCCAAATAGACCTTGAGAAATAAACCAGGATATCTCCTCTGTGCTCATGAAAACCTGAATTGCAGCACAGAAGCTCACTCCAGAGGCCACCAGACAATCCCTTGAAAAGGCAGATGACTTAAGAACAGATAGTATTGTCCTTACAACACTCTTGAAGACACTTGATGCCTTGTCAAGGCCAGTGAACTTAGACGGGTACCGCTGCAGCAAGTAGTACATGCAAGACATGGCCTCCTGGCACTGCTCCATCACAACTGGAGATGGCCGTGACCCTTCACCAATGTCTTTAGTCACTCCATCAAGCCCATCAACAACATCCAGTGCCATGATCTCTGCACACCTCTCTACTGCCTCATCCAAAAATCCCAACTTTGGGTACCCAATAAGCGACAAGGCTGCCCGAGACACCATAAATCTCTTCTTTGCCTTACTACCAGAGCCACCATGCTCCTCACAGAGCAAGGCAAAACACCCACTAATCACTGTGGAGAATTTCTTGCACTTTGCGAGCACCGATATGAGCGTCCGGTGGAGAGGGAGGGAATTCTCAAGGAAGAGGATCTCCAAATAAAGCTTTGTGGCAGCGAGCACTGCATCATCAGGAGTCCCTGTAGTGGACAGAAACTGCACGTATGCCGAGGCAAGGTCCTTGACCGCAACAACTTGCGAGTAAGTGGAGGTCAGGGAAATCAAGTTGTTCAATCGGACAAAGAAATTGGACGAGGAGACCTCAGCCGGCACGAGAGCTAGGGCATCAAGGTAGTGTTTCGGGAACACAATCGAGGTGTAGGAGTACCGGTGCCGATGCTGCAGTGACCGCCACTTTGCAGACATTCTTCCCCCAAATTAGCTCCTTGACTTCAATCTGAAGGATAACAATGAACGAACAAAACTGAAACTTCCAGCAAAACCACATTGGACTCTCAAACAGGCATacataagaagaagaagccgaTTGATTCACCTGAAGTCAGTACAGTTCCGCCAGAAGTCTTCATCCAGGAATTTGAAATAAAGGTTACACGTTGCCTACCACAAACCTTCCCACCCTAACAAATCACACAAAGCTAGTTCAGTAGATTTTCACCAGTGCAACGCAACAACGAACTACTTGGGCTGCATTAGAACACACCTTCTACTACAGATAGCGTGAACTGGCAATCAGAGATTTCAAGGTCGGCGATAATCGGCAGACAAATAACCTTCAATCCTGTAGACGATCGTGCCGCTCCTCCTGGCAGGCGGCGGCACCCGGCAAGTGCTGGCCCGGGAGCCCGGCGAAGAGCAATCGGGATCAGGCGGCCAGCAAAAGCAGCAAGAGGCAAGGCCAGCAGGCTGCTGCAGCGAGAGGAGGCGGGAGCGGGGGTTTAGGGTTTGGTCCTGCGATTCTCTCTCTTCCCCCCGGCCCTCGCTAGAGTGTTTTCTGCATAGACCTGACCAAAATACCCCTACGCCTCCTAGCACCCCACCTGTGCTTTGAGATTCGCGCCTGTCGCCTCCGACCTCGTGTCTCCCGAGGACTCACCGGTGAACGCCTCTTGGAGTTGGAGATGCCGCCCGCCGCGGCGACGCTCCTCCGGCGGGCCCCGGCGGTCCCATTCGCGGCACGCCGTACCGCTGTTTCTCGCTCAGGCATGGCGCGGCGTCTGGTGACAGCGAGCGCTGGGGTCGGCGGGCGGGCGCCGGCGTACGGCGGGCTGCTGCTCGACGCCGGCGGCACGCTGCTGCAGGTCGCGCGGCCGGTCGCCGAGACGTACTCCTCCTTCGGCCGACGCTACGGTCCGTACGCCTCCAACCCGAAGAATCCACCACCTCGCACTTTCTCATCCCCTTCGATGTCTCTCGTGCTCTGCATTTCGTCAAACGTTTGGCGTGTGGTCTCGTGGTGTTCCTGACTTTTGGTCGCTCTCCAGGTGTGACGAAGCCTGAGAAGAGAATCATGGAGGGGTTCAAGCGGGCATTCTCGGCGCCATGGCCCAAGACACTCAGGTACCAGGTAATGGACATGAGACGCGCAGGAATTGCATTCGCAAGGTATGAAATTGTGTCGTGGTTGCTCTCGAGGTGACGACGTGTTGTTGGGTTTTGGACTGTAATTGCAGGGAGATGGGCGGCCATTCTGGAGAATTGTCGTGGCAGAAGCGACCGATTGCACCGATGATGATTACTTCGAAGAAGTGTATCAGGTATACCTCATGTTTTGGCCTTCTGGGAATGTGTAATTTGTAGCTAAGGTTGTTCGGATGAATACTTTTTTTGTGCATGAGGGTTGATTGGAGTATTTGAGAATGTATTCATGTGTTCGGTATCTGATTAAAGAAACTCGTGATCTCACATGCTAGCTTTTGTTAGCTTGCTAGTTACTACTATGACGAAATTGGGCAACAACTAATGTTCTGACTATGCTGTTAGTGAACAGAAGCCCAGGCAATAAAGTTCACAGCTCTCAAATATATTTAGTTTCTTCTAAGATGAAGGAAGCATTCCAATTTTTTTGGTATTTCAAATGTTCAAAACCATACCATGTGTCTAATGgatggattattgtttctttAGTATTATGCACATGGAGATGCTTGGCGTTTGCCTGTTGGAGCAGACACAGCACTGCGTGAGCTGAAGGATGCTGGAGGTTAGAAGCTACTTCCTATGTTCTTTGTTCTTGATTTTCAATTCTCGGTTGTTTACAGCAATTAATATCTGGCTTTCCACAATCAGGCCCTTAACTTACTCCATCAGTACAAATGGCTGATATTAATGTGTCTCAATTTCAGTTAAGCTAGCTGTTGTATCTAACTTTGATACGAGGCTACGGAAATTACTTAAGGACCTTAACATCTCTGATATGTAAGTACCTATAAATTGGCCTATCTAAATAATTACTTCATTCGTACTTAAATAttatatgttttacacatatatATTGTTTTGTGAGTAATGGCTATATGTTAACAGACCTTGAGCTATCCAGGTTTGATGCCATTGTGGTATCATCAGAGGTGGGATATGAGAAACCTGCTCCAGAGATCTTCAAGATAGCATTAGGTATAAAATCGAATCTCGTTTGTGAAAGATCATGCAGTTTCTCTATAGAACCAATAAATGTTGTTGTTTTCTGTTTGTCAGATCAAATTGGTGTGGAAGCTAGCAAGGCAGTGCATGTAGGAGATGATGAAACTGCAGACAAGGCAGGTGCCAATGCTATAGGACTAGAATGCTGGTATGCAGAGTATTTTTCCTTTGTGTTTCCATATTCGGACCATGTTAAGTCTTCGGTCTGTTAAAATGCGATTGGATCGCTGATTACTTCGTCATTTTCTCTGATGTAACTGTTTTAGGCTGTGGGGTGAGGATGTGAAGACATTTTCAGAAATACAGGAGCGGATTCTGATTACAGATGATCCTCAATGAGTGTGGATTTGGCATGTTGCAAGACCAACACGacagttgtttctttattccttccttttttttctcttaattccttctttttcttcctcctcttgtgCTGGCATGTCCATTTTGCTTTCATGAAATAAGCTATGCCACGACTAGAAGTAATGCTGTTCCTTCACATTCTTCTTGCATTCTGTGATGAACCTTTTTATTCGTCACAGGCAGCACTGCAGAACTGCAGATGAGTCATGAAAGATTCTGCTTGCTATGTGATTTGCATGTAAACATTATCCTCAGTACAAGTGTATTACTACTGAGCAAACACACACATGTGAAATGTTGAATACTGCTGCTGCCCCCCTGAGTACATACATACATGGATTAATGCTGAGATGGAATGTACACGTAGCCTCCGACTGCAGctaggcctgttcggctggtattaaagccggctgaagctgttttgttgtgagagaaaaatactgtaaatTCTAGCTGTTTGGCTGCCGCAGCTGCAGCACAGCCACAGCAAAGCTCTATTATTATCACAGGACTCGACAGGCTCTGGTAATGGGCACGGAGGGACGAGGATCAGAAGATGATATCCTCGTCCGTGTCGCCGTTCTCCAGCATGCTCTCCGCAGTGGCGACGGAAACGCCGCGCTTGAGCGCGACCTCGCCGGCGGCCTTCTCCTCGGCGTAGCGGGTGGCGGCCTCCTTCTGGCGCTCGAGCTCCCGCTCTTGTACCCCTGGATCTTCTTAAGGCGGAAGAACTCCACCCGCTCGTGCTCGTCCAGCTCGCCCCGGATGTACAGCGCGTTCACGCGCCGGTTGGTGATCCTGATGGCCGCGTGAGGAACGACGTCTGCAGCGACGCCAGCTCCACCAGGGGGCGCGCGTGCGCCGCGCGGCACGCCGCCACCTGCTGCCCGCCGCCGGCGAGCCCCGCGAGCGACGCTGAgccaccgccggcggcggcgccgtcgtCGGTAGCTCTTGAAGCGCGGGAGGCGGACGCCGGCGATGTTGTCCTGGTGCACGCGCACACGGAGCCTGGCGGGCCCGGAGACGGACTGCTGCACAACGTGGCGGAGCGGTGCGCCCGCCACGTAGAGCGCCTCGGCGAGCGAGAGCGACGCGGCGCGCATGGCGTCCTTGGCGGACACGATGCGCTTGAGGATGGCGCGGAACTGCACCGTGAGCGCATCTGACTTCTTCTTGAGCAGCGCGTGGCCGCGGGTGGCGCCGGCCAGCCGCGCCTTCACCATGCCCAGCGTCGTCACCGTCGGCACCACGTTCAGGCGCTGCTGCCCCTGCCCCGCCATCGCTCGCGCCGCACGCCGCCGCACTTGGCTCGACGAAGCTGAAGACGATCGAACGCTTTTCTTCGAGCGAGCTCAGCTGTCCACCATCGTGTCCGTCGTGTCCATGTATGTAAACTTGGCCTGCCGCCTGCGTGAGCAGCTTTGCATGGTTGGGTTGGGTCGGAAGTCGACGCGTGGTGTCGCGATGGTTCAGGAGTGACTGAAAGCGATGACAACATCTGTGCATGCACTGCGAGTTTAAATACTTGTCGTGCTCCATTTGTGCATAACTGCGCAGCCTACAACATATATTAGCACATCgaatgaaacaaattaatcaCACAAACTTCATCATCATCACAAAACGGATCTGCCTCCATATAAGCTAACAAAAGAATTTCCTTACATGTACATCGAAGTTTGCACGCGTCGCCAGCGCCGGAGACACCTGCACAACCTAGGGCGGCGCCCATGTCCACCTCACCTGGCACCCAAACAGAAATTTGAAACCATTACCTCGAACTCTAAATCCCCAATTACCCGACCATAATCTCTTCTCGAATTTTGACAAATCATGGATCAGATACACAATCAACAAAATTAAGGAGACTTTAcgctgaagcatcatcaactttGGTCATAAATCGCAACCCATGACAAACCAAAATATGTCTTAAGGATGCCACCATATGTCCATGTGACATGCAGCACACTTCTGGAAGCCACACGCACTTCATTGCATTGCAAACTGGATAGAGCAATTTAGTAGAATATCATCTGAGCATCATTTCAGTGACATCCAATCATCCATCAAGCCACAAAAGGTCAACCTTGACAGCGATCAGATCACCTTTCTGAAGCAGCAACCAAAAGAGAGCATTGCGTCGGAGCCAGCAAGATCAATCTATAGCATTAACATGTAACCCAGCGCAAGATGTTATGGAAGCTACGCTAGCAACTAACTGGACAAACCCAGCAAAAACCGGTTTCAACTAAAAGTGTCACGGGATGCAGAGAGATCCATTTCCTTCTATGCATAAGTACATGGATCAAGGTCTGTTTATATGATACGGGTAGCATATAATGAAATTTAAATTCCAAAGACAGGGGAGGTTGTTTTTAGGCGAGATAGCGGTACATCTTCCTGTCTGTTTTGTCCCGTTCCAGGAACTCGCGCTCGATGAGCGACTCGATccgcttcttgatcaccacgggGTTTGGCATGAAACGGGGCTGCAACTGCTTCGTCACCTCCATCATTATGCTGTTGTGGTCTAGAACCCTCCTCGACTTCATGATCCGCACAATGGCCGCCTCGATCTGCGGCTTCCTATCCTCCTCGACCCGCTGCCGTGTCTCTAGCTTCTCAGGGTCGGTCTCCTTCTGTGCCGCCACAGTGCCAATCTTCACCTTGAAGAGCTTGCTGGTGAACTTGTCGTTCACGAAGAAGCTGTCATCATCGGCAATGTCCCGGCTCATGGGCTCTTTTCGCAGGACTTGCTTACCTTTCACAAGAGCTAGCGACTGGAGGCATCGCTTCAGGTCAGCAGCTGGTATTGCTGTAGACTGCTCAATTTCACGGTAAGTCAAGACATCTGATGAGTTAAACAGCATCAGAACACACATCTGGTATGTTGAGACGTTCAGTTCATGCTTGCTGCCATTTCCAAATGTTGCTTTGATGTCAGCATGCCCCATGTTTGTTTGCCATGTTAGCCTCCTGCCATTATGCGTGCCAAGGTAATAAGCCCGAAACTTCTCTGAGACAGAGACAATTTCAGGGGGAAGGTTGCAGGTATTGCAGGTTTGTGTTGGCCATGACCCAGTGGTGAGTATCTGGACAGATATTGTGGGGGCATCTGCCAGCAGCTCCGAGGAAGTAGATGCATAAAACCCTTGAGTAGTATCCTCAGAGGTCTTCAAATCAGTGAACATGCCCTCCAACTTTGAAGTAAACTGGTAGCCACATTCTGTCTTCAGCTTCACAAGCATGCTTCTCTCAGAATCATCAGAAGCAGCCCTCCCAGAAAGAAGACGCTTTGCCAAGTGTTGCTTGTAATATTTCTCAAATAGATCTTTTTCTTGCAAATAcctaaacagcatcatcaccttgTCCAGGACAGTTTCAAGATCCTCCTCATTGGCCTCTTTCACCCCCTTCCGCAGTTTGTCATCAACAAACAGTGATATGAACTCAGGGGATCTGTTGTTTAAGTTTATGAAGTGCTCAAATGAGGAATTAAGAGCATTCAGGAAACTCTTGTCATTGCTAAATGACACATTGATGATATTGTCATACTTATCCTTCATGTTAAGAAGCCGCTGAACAAAATCAACTGGGTCCTTTAATCTCTCAGGATCTGTTACCAAACTTTTGCCGGTATCCTTAATATGAGATGCCATCACAGATCTAATTGTTGTGAGCCCATCAGGAACATGATTAAACAAAGTGTACATCCTGGTCAGGTCTTCATACCTGTCTTCAACAAGCATATTCACAAGCCCCGAGTTCTCCATAAGAATCAACCTCTGCA
This DNA window, taken from Miscanthus floridulus cultivar M001 chromosome 13, ASM1932011v1, whole genome shotgun sequence, encodes the following:
- the LOC136499173 gene encoding uncharacterized protein, which gives rise to MPPAAATLLRRAPAVPFAARRTAVSRSGMARRLVTASAGVGGRAPAYGGLLLDAGGTLLQVARPVAETYSSFGRRYGVTKPEKRIMEGFKRAFSAPWPKTLRYQGDGRPFWRIVVAEATDCTDDDYFEEVYQYYAHGDAWRLPVGADTALRELKDAGVKLAVVSNFDTRLRKLLKDLNISDMFDAIVVSSEVGYEKPAPEIFKIALDQIGVEASKAVHVGDDETADKAGANAIGLECWLWGEDVKTFSEIQERILITDDPQ
- the LOC136499170 gene encoding cullin-3A-like; this encodes MMNGGGGGGGQKKRAPRIEPFRHRVETDPKFFDKSWRKLHDAIREIYNHNASGLSFEELYRTAYNMVLNKFAPQLYEKLTENMKEHLEDMRTCIDAAQGGLFLEELQRKWNDHNKALTMIRDILMYMDRTYIPTNKKTPVFDHGLELWRDTIVRSPTIQGRLSDTLLELIHSERTGEVINRGLMRTTTKMLMDLGLSVYQDDFERPFLEVSASFYSGESQQFIECCACGEYLKQAERRLSEESERVSQYLDVKTHEKITAVVVNEMLANHMQRLILMENSGLVNMLVEDRYEDLTRMYTLFNHVPDGLTTIRSVMASHIKDTGKSLVTDPERLKDPVDFVQRLLNMKDKYDNIINVSFSNDKSFLNALNSSFEHFINLNNRSPEFISLFVDDKLRKGVKEANEEDLETVLDKVMMLFRYLQEKDLFEKYYKQHLAKRLLSGRAASDDSERSMLVKLKTECGYQFTSKLEGMFTDLKTSEDTTQGFYASTSSELLADAPTISVQILTTGSWPTQTCNTCNLPPEIVSVSEKFRAYYLGTHNGRRLTWQTNMGHADIKATFGNGSKHELNVSTYQMCVLMLFNSSDVLTYREIEQSTAIPAADLKRCLQSLALVKGKQVLRKEPMSRDIADDDSFFVNDKFTSKLFKVKIGTVAAQKETDPEKLETRQRVEEDRKPQIEAAIVRIMKSRRVLDHNSIMMEVTKQLQPRFMPNPVVIKKRIESLIEREFLERDKTDRKMYRYLA